A stretch of the Negativicutes bacterium genome encodes the following:
- a CDS encoding YdcF family protein yields MHKASRRNPTSKKHPSFLPIILSTLMALLAAPLAINALVMLSVKQHILSPDKTASLAADCILILGAGLAADGSPSDMLEDRLLQGIALYKLGAADKLLVSGDHGQIDYDEVNTMKRFAISHGVASGDIFMDHAGFSTYESLYRAKEIFQAEKIVIVTQRYHLYRALYVARALGLDASGVASDSRSYTGQSYYSTREMAARVKDFFQVILKPPPTILGEVIPLDGNGDCTNDRPKGDYQIE; encoded by the coding sequence ATGCACAAGGCGAGCAGACGTAACCCGACTTCAAAAAAACATCCTTCTTTCCTTCCTATTATCCTAAGCACACTGATGGCACTTTTAGCCGCCCCTTTGGCGATCAACGCTCTCGTGATGCTGAGCGTAAAACAACATATTCTGAGCCCGGACAAAACTGCTTCCCTGGCGGCAGACTGTATTTTGATTTTAGGTGCAGGCCTTGCAGCCGACGGCTCTCCCAGCGATATGCTGGAAGACCGCCTGCTGCAAGGCATCGCCCTCTATAAGCTTGGCGCCGCAGATAAATTACTGGTCAGCGGTGATCATGGACAGATCGACTATGATGAGGTCAATACCATGAAACGATTCGCCATCTCGCACGGAGTAGCATCCGGCGACATCTTCATGGATCACGCCGGTTTCTCCACTTATGAAAGTCTTTATCGGGCGAAAGAGATTTTTCAAGCTGAAAAAATCGTCATCGTTACCCAGCGCTATCACCTCTACCGGGCTTTATATGTGGCGCGCGCGCTTGGGTTGGATGCCAGCGGTGTTGCTTCCGATTCCCGTAGTTATACCGGTCAATCCTATTACAGCACCAGAGAGATGGCAGCGCGCGTCAAAGACTTCTTTCAGGTGATTCTGAAGCCGCCGCCAACTATCCTGGGTGAAGTGATACCGCTCGACGGTAACGGAGATTGCACGAATGATCGCCCCAAAGGGGACTACCAAATTGAATGA
- a CDS encoding aspartate carbamoyltransferase catalytic subunit: MQLNSKDVLGLETMSRSEMELIIAEAKKMKQLIGQPVKKRTDLRGKVVVNLFFEPSTRTRSSFELAGKYLGADVINITASTSSVVKGETLLDTALTIDRLGTDILVMRHAASGAPHFLAKQLHCSVINAGDGMHEHPTQGLLDLYTMLDKLGDLTGKKMVLLGDIAHSRVARSNLYAMLKFGARVTLCGPKTLLPVQAAQWGVKVTSDIEEAVQDADVINVLRLQLERQKKGLFPSIREYHANWGLDERRLRLAHPNALVMHPGPMNRGVEIASAVADSLQSTIEEQVTNGVAVRMALLNLLAGSESHD, encoded by the coding sequence TTGCAGCTCAACAGTAAAGATGTTCTTGGTTTAGAAACCATGTCTCGCAGTGAAATGGAACTGATCATTGCAGAAGCAAAAAAAATGAAGCAGCTTATCGGGCAACCGGTGAAAAAAAGGACGGATTTAAGAGGAAAAGTTGTAGTCAATCTTTTTTTTGAACCTTCTACCCGCACACGCAGTTCATTCGAATTGGCGGGTAAGTACCTGGGAGCGGACGTGATTAATATCACAGCTTCCACCTCCAGTGTGGTCAAAGGAGAAACCTTATTGGACACCGCTCTCACGATTGACAGACTGGGGACCGATATTTTAGTCATGCGTCATGCTGCTTCCGGTGCGCCGCACTTTTTGGCAAAACAATTGCACTGCAGCGTGATCAATGCCGGTGACGGTATGCATGAGCATCCGACGCAAGGCCTGTTGGATCTTTATACGATGCTGGATAAATTAGGCGACCTGACCGGCAAGAAGATGGTACTGCTGGGTGATATTGCGCACAGCCGGGTGGCACGATCCAATCTTTACGCGATGCTGAAATTTGGCGCCAGGGTCACGCTCTGTGGTCCGAAAACGCTGCTGCCGGTACAAGCCGCGCAATGGGGTGTGAAAGTGACCAGCGATATTGAAGAAGCGGTGCAGGATGCCGATGTGATCAACGTGCTGCGCCTGCAGTTGGAGCGGCAAAAGAAAGGCCTCTTCCCCAGCATCCGGGAATACCATGCCAACTGGGGTTTGGATGAGCGCCGTTTGCGTCTGGCGCATCCCAATGCCTTGGTGATGCATCCGGGTCCTATGAACCGCGGTGTGGAAATTGCATCTGCAGTGGCAGATTCGCTGCAATCGACCATTGAAGAACAGGTTACCAACGGTGTGGCCGTGCGGATGGCTTTATTGAATCTTTTAGCGGGGAGTGAAAGCCATGACTAA